In one Dermacentor albipictus isolate Rhodes 1998 colony unplaced genomic scaffold, USDA_Dalb.pri_finalv2 scaffold_11, whole genome shotgun sequence genomic region, the following are encoded:
- the LOC139051303 gene encoding uncharacterized protein isoform X1, with the protein MEVTSSQLPEDADRQPCQEAPSNTRDVLLKAPCSTTTGGGDEYGRTTVPGQPQWSYPSGEDGDVEANQSQAESGLAPAWSLPSLDVRCTVDIFPWEGDEAEPSPPPLSIEMSTSTTSVVSPSSGEQEGDDEDDEQPMARVLDVSGQRADFRTTPSAASLLSDFVFQGYQSLRSSEHLSSRSSGSSYGPITSASPTPPQTHVRVLHDAFLLSTNKFLEQWLESPLEPRIEPRRRPTWARLWAGLRGNLEQMVKCFRDRAGRRHLAGRNLGRRRRDASRAGRELCSDGQGEGSGHNMDEVFTNVSSDDFYMAGAWCWHVRRIYQRCVAYLHALWCWRGP; encoded by the exons ATGGAGGTCACGTCGTCCCAGCTTCCAGAAGACGCTGACCGGCAGCCCTGCCAGGAGGCGCCCTCCAACACGCG CGACGTCCTGCTGAAGGCGCCGTGCTCTACAACTACCGGCGGTGGCGACGAGTATGGCAGGACCACGGTCCCGGGCCAGCCGCAGTGGTCGTACCCCTCGGGCGAGGACGGCGACGTCGAGGCCAACCAGTCACAGGCCGAAAGTGGCCTGGCTCCGGCCTGGTCGCTTCCTTCGCTAGACGTCCGCTGCACGGTCGACATCTTTCCGTGGGAGGGCGACGAGGCAGAACCGAGTCCGCCGCCTTTATCGATCGAGATGTCGACGAGCACCACCAGCGTCGTCTCGCCGTCCTCCGGCGAGCAAGAGGGCGACGATGAGGACGACGAGCAGCCTATGGCGCGCGTCCTGGACGTGAGCGGCCAGCGTGCAGACTTCCGGACCACGCCTAGCGCAGCGTCGCTCCTCAGCGACTTCGTCTTTCAAGGCTACCAGAGCCTCAGGAGCAGCGAGCACTTGTCCAgccgcagcagcggcagcagctacGGGCCAATCACCAGCGCCAGCCCGACTCCTCCACAGACGCACGTCCGCGTGCTCCACGATGCGTTTCTGCTGTCCACGAACAAGTTTCTGGAGCAATGGCTCGAAAGCCCACTCGAGCCGCGCATCGAGCCACGACGCCGACCGACGTGGGCGCGCCTCTGGGCGGGACTGCGCGGGAATTTGGAGCAGATGGTCAAGTGCTTCCGTGACCGAGCAGGACGACGTCACCTAGCGGGGCGCAACTTGGGACGTCGCCGACGTGATGCCAGCCGTGCCGGTCGTGAGCTATGCAGCGATGGCCAGGGCGAGGGTTCCGGGCACAACATGGACGAAGTCTTCACCAACGTCAGCTCCGACGACTTCTACATGGCCGGCGCCTGGTGCTGGCACGTCCGAAGGATATATCAGCGGTGCGTCGCCTACCTGCACGCCCTCTGGTGCTGGCGCGGCCCGTAG
- the LOC139051303 gene encoding uncharacterized protein isoform X2 yields MADRTKSGSGSIASQNLRSQRRRDVLLKAPCSTTTGGGDEYGRTTVPGQPQWSYPSGEDGDVEANQSQAESGLAPAWSLPSLDVRCTVDIFPWEGDEAEPSPPPLSIEMSTSTTSVVSPSSGEQEGDDEDDEQPMARVLDVSGQRADFRTTPSAASLLSDFVFQGYQSLRSSEHLSSRSSGSSYGPITSASPTPPQTHVRVLHDAFLLSTNKFLEQWLESPLEPRIEPRRRPTWARLWAGLRGNLEQMVKCFRDRAGRRHLAGRNLGRRRRDASRAGRELCSDGQGEGSGHNMDEVFTNVSSDDFYMAGAWCWHVRRIYQRCVAYLHALWCWRGP; encoded by the exons ATGGCCGACAGAACGAAGTCGGGTTCAGGGTCAATAGCGTCGCAGAACCTCCGGAGCCAAAGGCGACG CGACGTCCTGCTGAAGGCGCCGTGCTCTACAACTACCGGCGGTGGCGACGAGTATGGCAGGACCACGGTCCCGGGCCAGCCGCAGTGGTCGTACCCCTCGGGCGAGGACGGCGACGTCGAGGCCAACCAGTCACAGGCCGAAAGTGGCCTGGCTCCGGCCTGGTCGCTTCCTTCGCTAGACGTCCGCTGCACGGTCGACATCTTTCCGTGGGAGGGCGACGAGGCAGAACCGAGTCCGCCGCCTTTATCGATCGAGATGTCGACGAGCACCACCAGCGTCGTCTCGCCGTCCTCCGGCGAGCAAGAGGGCGACGATGAGGACGACGAGCAGCCTATGGCGCGCGTCCTGGACGTGAGCGGCCAGCGTGCAGACTTCCGGACCACGCCTAGCGCAGCGTCGCTCCTCAGCGACTTCGTCTTTCAAGGCTACCAGAGCCTCAGGAGCAGCGAGCACTTGTCCAgccgcagcagcggcagcagctacGGGCCAATCACCAGCGCCAGCCCGACTCCTCCACAGACGCACGTCCGCGTGCTCCACGATGCGTTTCTGCTGTCCACGAACAAGTTTCTGGAGCAATGGCTCGAAAGCCCACTCGAGCCGCGCATCGAGCCACGACGCCGACCGACGTGGGCGCGCCTCTGGGCGGGACTGCGCGGGAATTTGGAGCAGATGGTCAAGTGCTTCCGTGACCGAGCAGGACGACGTCACCTAGCGGGGCGCAACTTGGGACGTCGCCGACGTGATGCCAGCCGTGCCGGTCGTGAGCTATGCAGCGATGGCCAGGGCGAGGGTTCCGGGCACAACATGGACGAAGTCTTCACCAACGTCAGCTCCGACGACTTCTACATGGCCGGCGCCTGGTGCTGGCACGTCCGAAGGATATATCAGCGGTGCGTCGCCTACCTGCACGCCCTCTGGTGCTGGCGCGGCCCGTAG